TTTGCCAATGAGTACACTATCATTCCAAACTGGGTTCCAAATAATAAATGCCCATTATAGTAAAACACTGTTTCAACATTCCTGTCAAATCCTGAACCATTAATGGGAACTGTATTTTTTTCTTTAATGTTGGCAGGGTCTGAAATGTCATATACTATTACATTATTGCTGCTCACTGAATATAAGTAGTTGCCTACAATAGAAAAACGCGCATAGGATCCACTCTTTCCAGTATTGCCATTTGAATTACCGGTAGGGTTAGATATATCTTTTGAACAGGAAGCTATACAGAATGAAAGCATTGCTAATGCAATTGTGTTTATTATAGAAAGTCTTTTCATAGTATTCAGATTATCTAATTGTACAATATTCTCCTTCAATTTCACCTAATTTCCAGCCAATCACCATTCCTTTGTCCGGGTCAGGGCATTTAAAAATAATTTCTCCATTCTCATTTCTAATTGAGCTTGTAACATCAGGATTGGAATTGTTGTTTGTTTTGGATTCAATCATGCTTACATATTTTGCATTTATAGGGTCGGCAATGTTTATTGCTATTAAATTGAAGCCCACATTGGCAAAAAGCGTATTTGCTTTTACTGCCATATCATAACAACCTGGTATTTTGTAAAATGCAAGATTGACGGGCTGTTTATTGTTTGTGTTGTCAAGTACATGTATGCCTTCTCCTCTCTCGTTGATGAACAAAAGGTTGTTGTAAATATAAATTTTGCCGGGGTTTTTTAATTTAGAGGGTGCTGTTTGAATAAATAACTCTTCAACATCGTTTGCATAAATAGGAAGATAGCCCTTTTTAATACGATCTTTTGTGTTGACAGTGCAACTGATCAGGGCAAGTAAAATTATGAGAAAGAAGTATGTTTTTTTCATAAGAAACAGTCCGTTTGTTTATGTCAAAAGTAGTTTAATTTTCTGTATAAACAGCTAATAGTTATACCGCCCCTATGAGTAATTTATTTACTTTGCGACTCAAATGAAAATTGGAATTTTATTATATCCAACTTTTGGCGGAAGTGGGGTCATGGCAACTGAATTAGGCAAAGCTCTAGCTCAAAAAGGATATGAAGTACACTTTATCTCTTATAATATTCCTGCTCGATTGACACATTTTCATGGGAATGTTTTTTTTCATGAGGTTTCGGTTAAATCCTATCCTTTGTTTGACTATGTGCCTTATGAAACAATTTTAGCAAGCAAAATTGTAGATATTGTCATGAGACAAAACTTGGATATTCTTCACGCCCATTATGCAATCCCACATGCATCGGCTGCAATCATGGCAAAGATGATTCTGAAGGAGAAAGGGATTCATATTCCTCTTGTTACTACTCTTCATGGCACAGATATTACGCTTGTGGGTCGAAATCCCACTTATAAACCGGTTGTGGAATATTCAATTAACAATTCGGAGGCTGTAACTGCGGTTTCAGAAAGCTTGAAGTCGGATACCTTGACAATTTTTAATATAAGAAATCACATCAATGTAATCTATAACTTTGTCCATATTGAGGAAAATGAAAGAGTGATAGACAATGATTTCAGGAAATC
The sequence above is drawn from the Bacteroidia bacterium genome and encodes:
- the bshA gene encoding N-acetyl-alpha-D-glucosaminyl L-malate synthase BshA, which gives rise to MKIGILLYPTFGGSGVMATELGKALAQKGYEVHFISYNIPARLTHFHGNVFFHEVSVKSYPLFDYVPYETILASKIVDIVMRQNLDILHAHYAIPHASAAIMAKMILKEKGIHIPLVTTLHGTDITLVGRNPTYKPVVEYSINNSEAVTAVSESLKSDTLTIFNIRNHINVIYNFVHIEENERVIDNDFRKSIAPHGERILVHSSNFRKVKRIEDVIQVFNKVRKQLPSKLIIIGDGPERDAIEALCQQLSLCNDIVFLGRQEAVYEILANCDLFLLTSETESFGLAALEAMACGTPVVSTNAGGIPEVNKEAFSGFLLPVGDVQGMAEKAIYILSSEERLRQFSSNALVQAKQFSIHSALHGYCEVYEKAISAVKR